In a genomic window of Methylobacter sp. YRD-M1:
- the dnaJ gene encoding molecular chaperone DnaJ: protein MAKEDFYKLLGVERNASDAEIKKSYRRLAMKYHPDRNKDNQAEAEAKFKQIKEAYEVLSDPKKRSAYDQFGHAGVDPSMGGGRGGFGAESFSDIFGDVFGDIFGGGGRARSSVQRGADLRYNLELTLEEAVAGTEAKIRVPVLVVCSECSGSGAKKGSSPVICSTCHGHGQVRMQQGFFSVQQTCPTCRGTGKQIKDPCGKCYGQGRVQETKTLSVKVPAGVDTGDRIRLAGEGEAGERGGPAGDLYVQVQVKEHEIFTRDGANLYCEVPISFPTACLGGEIEVPTLDGKVMLKIPAETQTGKLFRLRGKGVKPVRGGAIGDLLCRVQIETPVHLTKEQKELIQQLGDSLSGGGKHHSPQEHSWTDGVKSFFDKLTG from the coding sequence ATGGCAAAAGAAGACTTTTATAAGCTTCTCGGTGTAGAAAGAAACGCCAGTGATGCAGAGATTAAGAAAAGCTATCGCCGCCTGGCGATGAAGTATCATCCTGATAGAAACAAAGACAATCAGGCTGAGGCTGAAGCGAAATTCAAGCAGATTAAGGAAGCTTACGAAGTTTTATCGGATCCTAAAAAACGCTCCGCTTATGATCAATTCGGTCATGCCGGCGTTGATCCATCCATGGGCGGCGGGCGCGGCGGTTTCGGCGCCGAAAGCTTCAGCGATATTTTCGGTGATGTGTTTGGCGATATTTTTGGCGGTGGAGGAAGGGCGCGCAGCTCCGTGCAGCGTGGCGCAGACCTGCGTTATAACCTCGAATTGACGCTGGAAGAAGCTGTCGCTGGAACCGAGGCTAAAATTCGGGTACCGGTACTGGTCGTTTGCAGTGAATGTAGCGGTTCGGGCGCCAAGAAGGGCTCCAGTCCGGTTATCTGCTCGACCTGTCATGGGCATGGGCAGGTCAGAATGCAGCAGGGCTTCTTCTCCGTTCAGCAGACCTGTCCGACTTGCCGCGGTACGGGCAAGCAGATTAAGGATCCTTGCGGCAAATGTTATGGCCAGGGCCGGGTTCAGGAAACCAAAACCTTGTCCGTCAAGGTGCCTGCGGGCGTCGATACCGGCGATCGTATTCGTTTGGCTGGAGAAGGTGAAGCCGGAGAGCGCGGCGGGCCGGCCGGTGATCTGTATGTGCAGGTTCAGGTAAAAGAACATGAGATTTTCACACGTGATGGCGCCAATCTTTACTGTGAGGTGCCGATCAGCTTTCCTACGGCCTGTCTGGGTGGGGAGATAGAAGTACCGACGCTCGATGGCAAAGTGATGCTCAAAATTCCTGCCGAAACGCAAACCGGAAAATTATTCAGACTGCGCGGCAAAGGCGTCAAGCCGGTACGCGGCGGCGCGATAGGCGATTTGCTGTGCCGGGTACAGATTGAAACGCCGGTTCACTTGACCAAAGAGCAGAAAGAGCTGATTCAGCAGTTGGGTGATTCACTGTCAGGCGGCGGCAAGCATCACAGTCCTCAGGAACATTCATGGACTGATGGCGTAAAAAGTTTCTTTGATAAATTGACAGGATAA